AAGTTGGCCTTGTGGACAAGTTCCCTCCTGTTCCTCTTTTGAAAGCCTTTTTGAAGGATGCAAAGAAAGCTGCAGCTTCCATCTTGGAGGATCCCAGTAGCCCTGGCCGAGCTTCGGTagttatttcattatttcaGCTTTGAATCTTTTTTGCTAACAAATCTTATGAGTTGTACATTtatctttcatctttttttttcttttttcttttttttttgggggggggggggggggggtatgggCTGTACTTATTTGCAAAACCAGATTATCTTTCTTTGTTTAGTTTCAGATGTCTGGTCTCTATTACTTTGGTTTTGCTCATGTCATTGTATACAGATTCATGATCTTTGACCCTATCTTATTCTCTGAAGCAATTTCTCCTACCAAATAAGCTTGGCACTCGAAAGCCCACTGCTCATGGATGAAATACAATCTTGACTCTATGCATGCAAGTCTGGCCGAGATTTGGAGGAATATAACTCAATTAGTTTCAGGACTTTAGGGCCGTCCATGTTGGGTGGAGCACTGTTTCCACTATATCAAATATGCATTAGATTAATTGGTATTGCTGTTTTTACTTTTGCAGCAACTAGCTGGACGTAAAGAGCAGTCAGCTCTCAGGGCTGTTATCAAGTGCATTGAAGAATATAAGCTGGAGGCTGAGTTCCCTCCAGAAAACCTCAAGAAACGCCTTGAACAGCTAGAGAAGGTGAAGACAGAGAAGAGAAAGCCAGCTGCAGTCCCTGCGAACAAAAGAACACGGGCCAACAATGGTGGTCCTATGCCTCCTGCCAAGGCTGGCCGTTTGACAAATGCTTATGTATCTTCCTTCCCTGCAGCTCCTACATTTGTCAGGTCTCCCTCTCACGGTCAGTACCCTGCTGGCGTCCCTCAATACCATTCCCCACCCCCCATGTATGGCAGCAGAAGTCCGCCAGCAAATCCCTATGCTTACTCTCCGGAAGCAGCCCCTCCTCCCCTTGCTGGATCATACCCTGTAGCTCCGATGAACTATCCTGCATATGCGGGCTATGGGAATGGCATTCCACCAGCTTATCAGCAGGCTTACTACCGATAGACATGACTACCCTTTGAAGATGGTAACCACTGATATGATGAcacccaaaaatctcatttgctTTCTCAATGGTTTGTCTGTAATCACTAACCGTTTAATGGTAGCGATGTATGTGTGTTAATGGTGACATTTGTCCTGCTTCTTGCTCTGTCACGGTGAGAAGTTGTATTTCTAATGTTGATCAGACGGTAGATCTAGGTGACTGTGGAAATTAATTAGGACGGCCTTAAACAGCATCAAGGACTTGACAGCAATGCCGTATGATTAATTGTAGAAACTTTGTTTATTGTGTTGACCTTCCCTCCCTCTTTTACATGCGGCTTCACATCGAAACAAATGCCATCTGTGTCTAATTGGTTGAGGATcaaattctttttcctttcccgCCCTGAAATAGATGGTATTTGATTCAATATGAGCCTCTTTTCTGCCTTCTTCTGGTGGAGACTAATGGGTGCACGTAACATGGTGTCCTAATCGGCTCGATCTCAAAGGGTGCTGGTGTTTCACAAATCTGTTTCCTTAATTGTTGATGCCTTTCCATTTTGAAGTTGTTACGGAACATGGCGTTAGATGGAAACAAGTGTTGCCAGCTATTTTGAGTTTAGGACTGgccttagaaaaataaaagtgtcaTTTTATGTTCTGTTTATATTCCCTTTAGGAGCTGTACCAAAGCTTTAATTAGGCCCCCCACCCAGCTAAGATGGATTGTGTGCTGTTGTCTATGAAGATTATGAATAGGTGGGTGGTatctttataatttgatgtgggTATAACCATACACATAGGCTATTGGACCTAGTGTCCGTAGCAGTGGTGTCCTATACTCCTCCTTGGGAGGATGGAGGGGACTTTCCAGCTTTGTTTTACAGAGTGCTTTCTCTTTTAAGAGAGAGATATTAAGAAGTTAAGATAATGTCTGTCATATTGTGTGCGTGGATGTCCCAGAGCAGATGCGTTAGTTGACTTATGGTTTGGATTTTTCTGTATTAATaagtcacagttgtaacttcaatttatttaatgaaatgaaggctgtttccattaataaaaaaagtactgCTTCTTGTAACTTGTTCTATCGGGTCAATATTTGGGTAGGCGCGTGTAGAGCTTGGATGACgaattttttaaactttgtaGATTTTCATTGAttcaattgttatttttatgacaAAATGCAAATTCTGTCGGATTAAGATGCAATTTAATGAGATCCAATAAGTTGaggaaaaacataaatattctcaacctaaaagaatataatagtttttaagattttatgtcGAGGGTTAAAaggataattttatattttcatcattgCCATCAAGATTATCGTAAATGATAAGTGTTTATCCTCTCCGTTTACATGGATGGCTCATATGTGTTCTTTTCAATTGAGTTATATTTTTTGAGTTCTGCTGGAGCGGCCAAAAAAGTGGCCTGAATTAGGCTAACGAATAgtctattttacttttttatttttcttatcttttttttatgtatttttttaattatcaaaaatatttttaaaaaaataaaaaaattcataatattatttaaaaatactttcttaattactaagtaaaaaaaaaaaaaaaaaaaaaagtcattagGGACATTTTTTTGGATCCCGAATTCGGGAGCCATAGCAttcctcatattttttttagataattattaGGTCATTTTAGATTATAAATGAAGCAAtattataccaaaaaaaattgGGGGAAACCTGACAAAAGCGATGGATATTTAAGCGGCCGTATTCATTTATTTCGCGCGCGTGTGATAGGGAGAGAGAAGCGTCGGTGATGGGTGTCGCTCCAATCGAAGGCCATTGGAGCGTAAACgaacaagaattttttttacaaagatttgACAAGCTCTCTACATTGAAGTTTTCTGATTCACGAAACTAAGCGTCGGGACGGCCCGGGTGGTAAGAGCAATAGTCGCCCACCAGGTGGTTGATGCTTTGCTCCTTTGAACTCCCGCTCTTTTTCGTAAATTTGGTTCGCATTATACCTATACTCATGACAATGAGTTTCTTGAGAAGAAGTTTCGCCTTCGCATCCGTGGTGAATTCGCATGTTCTTTCAAGACGGTATCGATTCTGCACCAACGCCTCCACAACAATTCTTGATAAGGAGAATGAAGCAACCAGACATTCAGTACCAGCATCTGATTATTCCGATAGCCTTCATCTCTCTCCATTGTTCTCCGATGTTAAAGGTCAGTCCTGTAGTTATGATATCGAGCTTGTGGACCATGATGCCTGGCGAGTTTCGTCCGGATTAGCTCAAGCATGGCGAGGCACGGATGGAGCTTCCACGGGAACGAGCCCTCTCATGGAGGAACTGGTTGATGAGGTAGTTGATTATAGTTCCCCACCCATTGAAGCTGATTCGGATTTTGATGACATTGATAACATGAGAATTCGGGGCAATCTGTTCTATAAACTTGACCGGGACTCCAAGGAATTTGAAGAGTACAGTTTTGACTTCCATCGGAGGAAatcttcaaagaaaaagaatgatcaaaatgaaagaaaaaaagttgagaagAAGGATAACAAGAGCCCTAGTTCGTCCTCTAGAGGTGAAATTCATCCGAAGGTTTTCAATAACAAATGTTCTACGTCTCCGCTTGACGAAGTGGATAGCTTCTATGATGGGAAGAAGAAGCTGAGGACGCCTACTTTCAACCAACTTACGGGTCCTTACCACGAACCCTTTTGCCTGGACATTTACATATCCAAGGCTTCTGTTCGTGCCTGTGTGATTCACCGAGTGACTAGTAAGGTGGTGGTTGTGGCACATTCCATTTCCAAGGATATGAAGTTTGAGCTGGCTTCAACGAGGAATGCCACTGCTTGTGCTGCTGTGGGTTCAGTTCTGGCTCAGAGAGCATTGGCTGATGACATTCATGATGTGGTTTACATCCCAAGGAAGGGGGATAGATTGGAGGGAAAGCTTCAGATTGTGCTTCAGTCTATCATTGATACTGGCGTTAATGTGAAGGTGAAGCTTAagcaaagaagattaaaaaaagctGCTCCCTTATCTACACCTTAGAAACCCGGATATTCAGTTTGTTCTTTTCAGCAACTTCAGTAGTTCTTATTGAGTCTCTTGATTTGATATGAATAAATCTCTGTTTTCATTAGTGTAAACTTTATGATTTTGCAACTACACAATGTTCAAATCCCGTAATTTACTGAGACTTGTTTTAGCTTATCAGATTGAGCAGCAGCACTCTCATTAGACTGAAAAACAAACCGGATTATCGTGAATACGATCAATTTGCTCAAGTTCAGCTTGTGTATAAAACGTGCCTCAAAATTAGGATTGGACTTTACTTGTTTCTAAGTGAGATCAAATTGTGATTCTTATTTCCTTCTAAAGTCTTGCACTCATTCAAAAACTTATCCAGTTGCTTTTTTGGTTATTTATAAACAACGATAGATAATAATTGACACAGTGACCACAATCCTTCTTAGGATTtgtttcattatattttataaactacATTGTCTGGTGGTATTGAGCACTTAACATTATACCCTTTTGGATGAATCTATCATTGTCCAGCTCTTATGGAGTGATCTCAAACgcaaataatcaaatttaagAGTGAAAATGGTTACTTGTACATTTTATAATCTTTGGATGAAACTTTTTTCTACTAACttgaacaattttttattttcaactctTAAGATGAACAAAGCTGTATGGGTTTGTTATACAGCTTTGTTTGGAGTGACAAAAGAAGCATCCATGACATAACCTAGCTCAAGCTCATTGGACTTTGTTTTATGAAACCTAG
Above is a genomic segment from Juglans microcarpa x Juglans regia isolate MS1-56 chromosome 1D, Jm3101_v1.0, whole genome shotgun sequence containing:
- the LOC121255737 gene encoding uncharacterized protein LOC121255737, with the protein product MLCSFELPLFFVNLVRIIPILMTMSFLRRSFAFASVVNSHVLSRRYRFCTNASTTILDKENEATRHSVPASDYSDSLHLSPLFSDVKGQSCSYDIELVDHDAWRVSSGLAQAWRGTDGASTGTSPLMEELVDEVVDYSSPPIEADSDFDDIDNMRIRGNLFYKLDRDSKEFEEYSFDFHRRKSSKKKNDQNERKKVEKKDNKSPSSSSRGEIHPKVFNNKCSTSPLDEVDSFYDGKKKLRTPTFNQLTGPYHEPFCLDIYISKASVRACVIHRVTSKVVVVAHSISKDMKFELASTRNATACAAVGSVLAQRALADDIHDVVYIPRKGDRLEGKLQIVLQSIIDTGVNVKVKLKQRRLKKAAPLSTP